The DNA region gattatttattttcttgcattgcattttttggttatttcttttttggttaTTTCTTAGTTCCTGCACAGACAGGACAATATGGATGTAAATGCAGATTAATGAGTCATTCCATGTGAGAAAGTTCCATGTTTAACAATTCTGATCAAGAAAAAGCATGCAAACAGTGTATTACAAGTATGTGTTCAATTACACTGTGATTATTAAGctgcattttttgttattttttagttcctgcacagacagacagtctagGGTCATTTAACTGAGATGCATTCCATTGCAGGGCACAaataggagccttaaagtgtcACAATATGGATGCAAATGCAGATTAATGAGTCATTTCATGTGAGAAAGTTCCATGTTTAACAATTCTGATCAAGAAAAAGCATGCAAACAGTGTATTACAAGTATGTGTTCAATTACACTGTGATTATTAAGGAGAGGAATGAAGTATAGAGGGAGAATCTGATTTAAAATATCAGCTGTTATACTCCTGTAAAACTAAGCTTATGTTAGGAAATGGTTCTTTTTGTAATTGTAGGTCAATTCtataattttaaattaattatttcactTCATTTAAAGGGCCGGTGTGGAGGatttagcagaaatggaatatgacattcataactatgttttactttgtgtacaatcacctgaaactaagaatcgttgtATGTTGATGGATTAGAACATTGGTGGTCAAACTGCCCATAGTgaatttttaaaacataaactacAAAATGtcttgcatatttattttattatttattttcttgcattgcattttttggttattttttagttcctgcacagacagacagtctagGGTCATTTAACTGAGATGCATTCCATTGCAGGGCACAaataggagccttaaagtgtcACAATATGGATGTAAATGCAGATTAATGAGTCATTTCATGTGAGAAAGTTCCATGTTTAACTATTCTGATCAAGAAGAAGCATGCAAACAGTGTTTTACCACTATGTGTTCAATTACACTGTGATTATTGAGGAGAGGAATGAAGTATAGAGggagaatttaatttaaaaactcCAGTCTTGgtttgctataaaaaaaataagcctATGTAggggatttgtttttgtatttgtaggccaattcttttattttaaaatgaattcattcgctttatttaaagggccagtgtgggGGAtcttagcagaaatggaatatgataatcataatgttttaattagttaACGACCACttgaaactaaaatgtttttaaagtatacTAGAATATGGCTTTAGCATGTTTCTTCTGTTACTTACTTTCTTGTGTGTGCATTGGATTTCTTAGTATAAACGCTAGATGTCGCTGACATTCTGAACAGCTGCTTTACCTGCATTGATTAGTATTCGATTAAAACCTTTACCTCAGTTGATCAGGTAAACATGCAGGACCGAAAAGACTGTAGGGAGTGCTGAATATTTAAGAAACCTTTGGCACAGAAGTCAAGGGGGAAGTGTGTTTGCTTAATTTGCAAGGAACCCATTGCAGTGATGGAAGATTATAATGATAGAAGAAACtagaaacactgtttttttacgctgtatacgtctctggagagacctgtcaatcacagtaagcccgccctaaagcatcccctgctttatggtctgtttgactctaaatggagcatcatttactaaatgaacatcatgctgtattgaagaagacttgaaactagagattgagaccataaactcatgtttacaatgtttactgagggaataaatcaagagagaagtagagtcattttctcatagacttctatacaaccagaggagtcgccccctgatggacaggagagagaatgcaggtttttagAAATGTCCTCATTGACGTTACTCGGCAGAACAGGAGATTGAGTTCTACGGAGCCACCGTCTGAACCTGATACTCTTAAAGTTTCGTCGGCcttttgtccaatacttttatTGCATGATTGTTCAACCTCTCTAGGGGTTCAGTCACTGATGAACCACACGGTTTCACAGTAACTGAGGTTTGAGATCCTTActagaaaaaaatagaagagaTTTTTTGTGTCATCATGCCTCAGAGACTGTTTTGCGTTCCAGGAGAGTTCCAACGGGCCGGTGAAGAAGTCCATGCGAGAGAAGGCCATAGAGAGACGTGGCATCAACAAGGAACACAACAGTAACTTCAAAGCTGGATATGTTCCCATAGAAGAAGAACGTCTCCATAAGACGGGGCTGAGAGGACGCAAGGGGAACATGGCTGTTTGCAtcgtcgtcctcctcttcatcctcgcCTTAATCAACCTCATCGTGAGTTCTACAAATGCCCTCTTGATTACACAAAATCATGGTGAAGAGTTGACACAGAATCATTGATTATTATGTGTTGAGGGATGTttagaagtgtgtttgtatgaggttctcctccatagtcagtgttttactacagtagatttagaatattttcacctctttacctttatgacggagaactgaagctgttatctatgttctctacaaagacaccagactacattcacacaaacagagatttaacctctcagaacacaagagttactgctctactgctgcctccatctgttagttagttaaaatcactgtttttgtgaatggagtctggtgtctttgaagagagcatagataatgtatttttcttgacattaaagggttagttcagattcaccaCAGccacacaaactgtaaaatataaCATTCACCTCTCATCAAATAtgaaaatctattaaaaaatgtattttgggtGAGGTAAAATGACTATAATTGTCAATGGAGTCctgtggctttgaggagaacAAAGATGGATATAACTGTTTCAGTTCCCTCTcttaaagaggtgaaaatattctaaatatagcgttctcttaaactgatattgattcttttaggagtctaaaatacgtccacagcagaacattgatctgctccgtgctggttctcctgtctgtttctacaaactccatctactgtagtaaaacactgactgaggaggagaacctcatacagacacactgataaacATCCAAACTGTCCCTTTTCAAAATCTGCAATAACTCCATCTTCTCTCAGATCACTCTGGTCATATGGACGGTGATCCGCATCGGTCCGAATGGCTGTGACAGTATGGAGTTCCATGAGTCCGGCCTGCTGCGCTTCAAACAGAAGGCGGACATGGGCATCGTTCACCCACTGCACAAGAGCACCATAGGGGGCCGCAAGGACCAGGACCTGGTGCTGGTCGGCAACAATAATCCGGTGAGAAACACTCCGAGGACACTGAAGGAAATGACATATTGTGTGctcactttttttaacttttctcttttgttttatgtttgtttgtccaGGTTGTGTTCCAGCAAGGCACCACTAAGCTGAGCGTGGAGAAGGACAAGACCTCGGTGGTCAGTGATGTTGGCATTACCTTCACGGACCCCCGAACACAGACCACGTTCTTCAGCACAGACTTTGAGAACCACGAGTTCCATTTGCCAAAAGGAGTCAAAGTTCTCAGTGTTAAGAAGGCTTCCACAGAACGGGTGTGTATGATGCTAataaatggggggaaaaaaactgtggTTATAAAGTGAGGTattgtgtgagtgttttacgACCTGTGTATAAAGTACTATCAGTACACAATAACACATAATGGTCAGGTAAAAATGTATAACTGCAGCATTAACAAATTCCACAAGAACACACTGAACTTCATCAGTGTAAAATGGAGGAAGTTTAGACTTGAAATCTGGTTCTGGAG from Anoplopoma fimbria isolate UVic2021 breed Golden Eagle Sablefish chromosome 8, Afim_UVic_2022, whole genome shotgun sequence includes:
- the sgcb gene encoding beta-sarcoglycan, with amino-acid sequence MASEQESSNGPVKKSMREKAIERRGINKEHNSNFKAGYVPIEEERLHKTGLRGRKGNMAVCIVVLLFILALINLIITLVIWTVIRIGPNGCDSMEFHESGLLRFKQKADMGIVHPLHKSTIGGRKDQDLVLVGNNNPVVFQQGTTKLSVEKDKTSVVSDVGITFTDPRTQTTFFSTDFENHEFHLPKGVKVLSVKKASTERITSSASSDLNIKGDSKAIIRGNEGVNIMGRTVEFKMGGGIELRAENSIVLNGSVMFNASRIPNSAGDVYFDEGMERYKLCMCADGTLFRVQVKYPNMGCQTSDNPCGKAH